A section of the Carassius carassius chromosome 17, fCarCar2.1, whole genome shotgun sequence genome encodes:
- the LOC132160782 gene encoding eukaryotic translation initiation factor 6: MAVRASFEKNNEIGCFAKLTNTYCLVAIGGSENFYSVFEGELSETMPVVHASIAGCRIIGRMCVGNRHGLLVPNNTTDQELQHIRNCLPDSVRIQRVEERLSALGNVIACNDYVALVHPDLDRETEEILADTLKVEVFRQTIAEQVLVGSYCAFSNQGGLVHPKTSIEDQDELSSLLQVPLVAGTVNRGSEVIAAGMVVNDWCAFCGLDTTSTELSVIESVFRLSETQPSAIATTMRDSLIDSLT, encoded by the exons ATGGCAGTCCGTGCATCTTTTGAAAAGAATAATGAAATTGGATGCTTTGCCAAGCTCACAAACACATATTGTTTGGTGGCGATTGGGGGTTCAGAAAACTTTTACAG TGTCTTTGAAGGTGAACTGTCAGAAACGATGCCTGTTGTTCATGCCTCTATAGCAGGATGCCGAATTATTGGCAGAATGTGTGTGG GAAATCGTCACGGTCTCTTGGTGCCAAACAACACGACAGATCAAGAGTTACAGCACATTAGGAACTGCCTGCCAGATTCAGTGCGCATTCAGAGAGTAGAAGAGCGTCTTTCTGCGCTGGGGAACGTCATCGCTTGTAACGACTACGTTGCTCTAGTTCATCCTGATCTTGACAGA GAAACAGAAGAGATTCTTGCAGACACGCTCAAGGTGGAAGTGTTCAGACAGACGATTGCGGAGCAGGTGCTTGTGGGTAGTTACTGTGCCTTCAGTAACCAGGGAGGCCTCGTCCACCCCAAAACCTCCATAGAAGATCAAGATGAACTTTCATCACTCCTGCAAGTACCTTTAGTG GCTGGGACGGTGAACCGCGGGAGTGAGGTGATCGCTGCTGGTATGGTGGTGAACGACTGGTGTGCCTTCTGTGGGCTGGACACCACGAGCACTGAACTGTCCGTCATCGAGAGCGTCTTTAGATTGAGTGAAACACAGCCCAGCGCCATCGCCACTACCATGAGAGACTCGCTCATCGACAG CCTCACATAA